In Lineus longissimus chromosome 9, tnLinLong1.2, whole genome shotgun sequence, one genomic interval encodes:
- the LOC135493898 gene encoding pre-mRNA 3'-end-processing factor FIP1-like: protein MATEIEDDEAWLYGDSKKDEEDEVEPAVPGTADSRLSADAPEFEPKEKSPDDTEGGEQSGDEHAPEAEEGMEEEAPEGEEQEEEEDEDSDDDVQITIGDIKSGPVDAPARFKAGAAYQRTASVVAAAAKKPSDGKGVDVDTPGAINGVQIYEFDLETIQEKPWLKPGADLTDYFNYGFNEETWKKYCEKQKSVRLEYNPGSLQKPLIYNTHSATGQPHHSYESRTVTTVQTDENKNPNNSVVTVTVPRKEEQQQWRAAPPPRRKFSGTIDVIGSTERDSRRPQNYSNIPVAGSGGNDYNSQSYGAPASTIPSHSAPPPQPNFSAPPPMMHQAPMPNYNVPPPNMPPPQQQYGGQGPPAGYYGPPPGQGGPPPQGPPPGGYDYGGYGGPPPSQQPNYGPPQQYGGGPPPQAPYRSPDRSSPQRHWDYSGHPGGRSPDDYKSSSRDHYRERSRSRERDRPERRFKEHKEHKKRKYEEEENGHKTKHKKSRRSKKDREGSAEPAKT from the exons atggcgACCGAAATTGAGGACGACGAAGCTTGGCTTTATGGAG ATTCCaagaaagatgaagaagatgaagtagAACCGGCTGTGCCAGG TACGGCTGACAGTAGGCTGTCTGCAGATGCTCCTGAATTTGAGCCTAAAGAAAAGTCGCCAGATGATACAGAGGGTGGTGAGCAG AGTGGTGATGAGCATGCTCCTGAAGCAGAGGAGGGTATGGAAGAAGAGGCACCTGAGGGGGAAGAacaagaagaggaggaagatgaggactctgatgatgatgtgCAGATTACAATCGGAGATATCAAAAGTGGCCCAGTCGA TGCTCCTGCAAGGTTTAAAGCAGGTGCTGCATACCAGAGAACTGCATCGGTTGTCG CTGCCGCAGCTAAGAAACCATCAGATGGAAAAGGCGTTGATGTGGATACTCCTGGTGCCATAAATGGCGTCCAAATCTACGAGTTTGACCTTGAGACAATTCAGGAGAAGCCATGGCTGAAACCAGGTGCTGATTTGACAGATTATTTCAACTATGGATTCAATGAAGAAACATGgaaaaaatattgtgaaaaacagAAAAGTGTTCGCTTAGAATACAATCCGGGTAGTTTGCAAAAGCCATTAATATAC AATACACATTCAGCGACTGGCCAGCCTCATCACAGTTATGAATCACGGACGGTTACAACTGTACAGACGGATGAAAACAAGAATCCTAATAACAGTGTAGTTACCGTAACAG TTCCAAGAAAGGAAGAGCAACAACAATGGCGAGCTGCACCACCACCACGGCGTAAATTTTCTGGTACGATAGATGTAATAGGATCAACAGAGAGAGATTCACGGAGGCCACAAAATTATTCAAATATACCTGTGGCTGGCAGTGGGGGCAATGACTA TAATTCCCAGTCCTATGGAGCCCCGGCCAGTACCATTCCATCACATTCTGCTCCACCTCCTCAGCCTAACTTTAGTGCACCGCCCCCAATGATGCATCAGGCTCCTATGCCGA ACTATAATGTACCTCCGCCAAACATGCCACCACCACAACAGCAATACGGAGGACAAGGACCCCCTGCAG gatATTACGGCCCGCCTCCAGGTCAAGGCGGTCCACCACCTCAAGGACCACCACCTGGTGGCTATGACTACGGTGGCTATGGTGGGCCACCACCATCACAACAACCTAATTATGGTCCTCCTCAGCAATATGGAGGTGGGCCTCCGCCACAGGCTCCTTACAG GTCGCCTGATCGAAGCTCGCCCCAACGTCATTGGGATTATAGTGGTCATCCTGGTGGAAGAAGTCCAGATGATTATAAAAG TTCCAGTCGCGACCACTACAgagaaaggtcaaggtcaagggaACGTGATCGCCCAGAACGGAGATTCAAGGAACATAAAGAACATAAGAAGAG GAAATATGAAGAGGAGGAGAATGGCCACAAAACAAAACATAAGAAGAGCAGACGATCGAAAAAGGACCGGGAGGGATCTGCTGAGCCTGCTAAGACATAG
- the LOC135493634 gene encoding uncharacterized protein LOC135493634 — MAASEEAQKPVVDHEAEGNDCKPSTSGANEEELERIATEELLREAKRGAERVREMGIFGWQKSPVPPVNKRFLNNTLSSTLRHPFKKKRGRSRSPRENSNGHRPSFPDWGDDRRRRTRFVDKNDIGDGDPRHGPGPEHHAQSKDLENIRPDNKQNSWDSPDMNIRKRTRSHSPSVNGKLRKKSKSDKKRSKSNRPHSRTRSKNKSDKSRSKRHKSSSRKKDKDKDKDKDKSKKSKSKHKHESKHNGKHEKKRHSHKSKHRKDKKHKK, encoded by the exons ATGGCAGCATCAGAGGAAGCACAAAAACCCGTTGTAGATCATGAGGCTGAAGGAAATGACTGCAAACCATCGACATCAGGGGCGAATGAAGAAGAACTGGAGAG AATTGCTACTGAAGAGCTACTACGGGAGGCCAAGCGTGGAGCAGAGAGAGTCAGGGAGATGGGTATATTTGGATG GCAGAAGTCCCCTGTCCCACCGGTGAATAAACGCTTTCTCAACAACACGTTGAGCAGTACGTTGCGACATCCTTTCAAGAAAAAACGAGGGCGGAGTCGTAGTCCTAGGGAGAATTCAAATGGTCACCGACCAAGTTTTCCTGATTGGGGAGATGATAGACGTAGGCGTACTCGATTCgttgataaaaatgatattgGTGATGGTGATCCCAGACATGGCCCTGGCCCTGAGCATCATGCTCAATCCAAAGACCTAGAAAATATCAGGCCGGATAATAAACAAAATAGTTGGGACAGTCCCGATATGAATATCAGAAAACGGACACGATCTCATTCACCATCAGTCAATGGAAAACTCAGGAAAAAATCTAAGTCAGACAAAAAACGATCAAAATCTAATCGCCCTCACAGTCGTACTCGCAGCAAAAACAAAAGTGATAAAAGCCGAAGTAAAAGACACAAGTCGTCATCAAGAAAAAAGGATAAGGACAAAGATAAGGATAAGGACAAAAGTAAGAAGTCGAAATCAAAACACAAACATGAAAGTAAACATAAtggtaaacatgagaaaaagaGACACAGCCACAAGTCTAAACACAGGAAGGATAAGAAGCACAAGAAATGA